One segment of Ziziphus jujuba cultivar Dongzao chromosome 12, ASM3175591v1 DNA contains the following:
- the LOC107429089 gene encoding rhamnogalacturonan I rhamnosyltransferase 1 isoform X2 produces MSSKAMVGVEESKTVDSKGNSNIGEFKLEKSKSLNNIARVKSDQKSNSLFISRSRLSRLLLCRLGAIAMLVLSAYMLELSTLREVMRSRVFMLRSSSLNINDPLQSAHFYDNNGFLTISANGGLNQMRAGICDMVAIARYLNVTLIIPELDETSFWHDRSGFQDIFDVDYFIKSLRDQVRILKEIPDEQKKNAEIAKLYPISPTRWSTISYYNKILPQIKKNQVLHFNQTDFRLANNHLPLELQQFRCRVNFKALRFVRPLEELGRKIVRLLREKGPFLALHLRYEKDMLAFSGCTEGCNNNEIVELTKMRFAYPWWKQKLINSVKRRKDGACPLTPEETALALRAMDIDPSTQIYIAAGDIYGGERRMTPLRLAFPHFVNKKSLLDHSELGPFWNHSNQMAALDYIVSMESDIFVPTYKGNMARLVEGHRRYMGFKTTILLDRKLIVNLTDEYKNGSLSWDEFSKAVKTGHTDRMGAPTSRKMAKYPMLEDYFYANPQECLPSPPKISNPA; encoded by the exons ATGAGCAGCAAAGCCATGGTTGGTGTTGAAGAGTCAAAAACTGTGGACTCCAAGGGCAACTCAAATATAGGagaattcaaattagaaaaatcAAAGAGTTTGAATAATATTGCACGGGTAAAATCTGATCAGAAGTCAAACAGTTTGTTCATTTCACGGTCGCGGTTATCCCGGTTGTTATTGTGCCGACTTGGAGCCATTGCCATGCTAGTGTTGTCTGCTTATATGCTAGAGTTGAGCACCCTGAGAGAGGTTATGAGGTCAAGGGTTTTCATGCTTCGATCTTCTTCTCTGAATATTAATGATCCACTTCAAA GTGCACATTTTTATGACAACAATGGATTTCTAACAATTTCAGCCAATGGAGGATTGAATCAAATGCGAGCCGGG ATTTGTGACATGGTAGCCATTGCAAGATATTTGAATGTCACGCTCATAATTCCTGAACTAGATGAAACCTCCTTTTGGCACGACCGCAG TGGATTCCAAGATATATTTGATGTGGATTACTTTATCAAATCTTTGAGAGACCAAGTCCGGATATTGAAAGAAATTCCTGATGAACAGAAGAAAAATGCAGAGATAGCTAAGCTCTATCCCATTTCACCTACGAGATGGTCCACCATTTCATACTATAACAAA ATACTTCCTCAAATTAAAAAGAACCAAGTCTTGCACTTCAACCAAACTGATTTCCGGCTCGCCAATAATCATCTTCCTCTAGAGCTTCAACAATTTCGTTGCCGCGTAAACTTCAAAGCTCTTCGATTTGTTCGTCCGTTAGAGGAACTGGGCCGGAAAATTGTTAGGCTTCTTAGGGAAAAAGGTCCATTCTTAGCTCTTCATCTCAGATATGAAAAGGACATGCTAGCATTTTCTGGTTGCACTGAAGGTTGTAACAACAATGAAATTGTAGAGTTGACAAAAATGAG ATTTGCCTACCCATGGTGGaaacaaaaactaataaattcagtgaaaagaagaaaagatggagcATGTCCTTTAACCCCAGAGGAAACTGCACTTGCATTGAGAGCCATGGATATTGATCCAAGTACCCAAATTTATATTGCTGCTGGTGACATATATGGAGGAGAAAGGAGAATGACACCTCTCAGATTAGCTTTTCCACATTTT GTTAACAAGAAGTCACTGCTAGATCATTCAGAACTTGGTCCCTTCTGGAATCATTCAAACCAGATGGCAGCACTGGATTATATTGTGTCAATGGAAAGTGATATTTTTGTTCCTACCTACAAAGGAAACATGGCAAGACTTGTCGAAGGCCATCGAcg aTACATGGGGTTCAAGACCACAATTCTTCTAGATAGAAAGCTTATTGTGAATCTTACAGATGAGTATAAGAATGGAAGTCTAAGCTGGGATGAATTTTCCAAAGCAGTGAAGACAGGTCATACTGATAGGATGGGTGCCCCCACATCAAGAAAAATGGCTAAATATCCAATGCTTGAAGATTATTTCTATGCTAATCCCCAAGAATGCTTGCCATCGCCTCCAAAAATATCAAACCCTGCATAg
- the LOC107429089 gene encoding rhamnogalacturonan I rhamnosyltransferase 1 isoform X1, whose protein sequence is MSSKAMVGVEESKTVDSKGNSNIGEFKLEKSKSLNNIARVKSDQKSNSLFISRSRLSRLLLCRLGAIAMLVLSAYMLELSTLREVMRSRVFMLRSSSLNINDPLQSAHFYDNNGFLTISANGGLNQMRAGICDMVAIARYLNVTLIIPELDETSFWHDRSGFQDIFDVDYFIKSLRDQVRILKEIPDEQKKNAEIAKLYPISPTRWSTISYYNKVILPQIKKNQVLHFNQTDFRLANNHLPLELQQFRCRVNFKALRFVRPLEELGRKIVRLLREKGPFLALHLRYEKDMLAFSGCTEGCNNNEIVELTKMRFAYPWWKQKLINSVKRRKDGACPLTPEETALALRAMDIDPSTQIYIAAGDIYGGERRMTPLRLAFPHFVNKKSLLDHSELGPFWNHSNQMAALDYIVSMESDIFVPTYKGNMARLVEGHRRYMGFKTTILLDRKLIVNLTDEYKNGSLSWDEFSKAVKTGHTDRMGAPTSRKMAKYPMLEDYFYANPQECLPSPPKISNPA, encoded by the exons ATGAGCAGCAAAGCCATGGTTGGTGTTGAAGAGTCAAAAACTGTGGACTCCAAGGGCAACTCAAATATAGGagaattcaaattagaaaaatcAAAGAGTTTGAATAATATTGCACGGGTAAAATCTGATCAGAAGTCAAACAGTTTGTTCATTTCACGGTCGCGGTTATCCCGGTTGTTATTGTGCCGACTTGGAGCCATTGCCATGCTAGTGTTGTCTGCTTATATGCTAGAGTTGAGCACCCTGAGAGAGGTTATGAGGTCAAGGGTTTTCATGCTTCGATCTTCTTCTCTGAATATTAATGATCCACTTCAAA GTGCACATTTTTATGACAACAATGGATTTCTAACAATTTCAGCCAATGGAGGATTGAATCAAATGCGAGCCGGG ATTTGTGACATGGTAGCCATTGCAAGATATTTGAATGTCACGCTCATAATTCCTGAACTAGATGAAACCTCCTTTTGGCACGACCGCAG TGGATTCCAAGATATATTTGATGTGGATTACTTTATCAAATCTTTGAGAGACCAAGTCCGGATATTGAAAGAAATTCCTGATGAACAGAAGAAAAATGCAGAGATAGCTAAGCTCTATCCCATTTCACCTACGAGATGGTCCACCATTTCATACTATAACAAAGTG ATACTTCCTCAAATTAAAAAGAACCAAGTCTTGCACTTCAACCAAACTGATTTCCGGCTCGCCAATAATCATCTTCCTCTAGAGCTTCAACAATTTCGTTGCCGCGTAAACTTCAAAGCTCTTCGATTTGTTCGTCCGTTAGAGGAACTGGGCCGGAAAATTGTTAGGCTTCTTAGGGAAAAAGGTCCATTCTTAGCTCTTCATCTCAGATATGAAAAGGACATGCTAGCATTTTCTGGTTGCACTGAAGGTTGTAACAACAATGAAATTGTAGAGTTGACAAAAATGAG ATTTGCCTACCCATGGTGGaaacaaaaactaataaattcagtgaaaagaagaaaagatggagcATGTCCTTTAACCCCAGAGGAAACTGCACTTGCATTGAGAGCCATGGATATTGATCCAAGTACCCAAATTTATATTGCTGCTGGTGACATATATGGAGGAGAAAGGAGAATGACACCTCTCAGATTAGCTTTTCCACATTTT GTTAACAAGAAGTCACTGCTAGATCATTCAGAACTTGGTCCCTTCTGGAATCATTCAAACCAGATGGCAGCACTGGATTATATTGTGTCAATGGAAAGTGATATTTTTGTTCCTACCTACAAAGGAAACATGGCAAGACTTGTCGAAGGCCATCGAcg aTACATGGGGTTCAAGACCACAATTCTTCTAGATAGAAAGCTTATTGTGAATCTTACAGATGAGTATAAGAATGGAAGTCTAAGCTGGGATGAATTTTCCAAAGCAGTGAAGACAGGTCATACTGATAGGATGGGTGCCCCCACATCAAGAAAAATGGCTAAATATCCAATGCTTGAAGATTATTTCTATGCTAATCCCCAAGAATGCTTGCCATCGCCTCCAAAAATATCAAACCCTGCATAg
- the LOC107429089 gene encoding rhamnogalacturonan I rhamnosyltransferase 1 isoform X3 — translation MSSKAMVGVEESKTVDSKGNSNIGEFKLEKSKSLNNIARVKSDQKSNSLFISRSRLSRLLLCRLGAIAMLVLSAYMLELSTLREVMRSRVFMLRSSSLNINDPLQSAHFYDNNGFLTISANGGLNQMRAGICDMVAIARYLNVTLIIPELDETSFWHDRSGFQDIFDVDYFIKSLRDQVRILKEIPDEQKKNAEIAKLYPISPTRWSTISYYNKVILPQIKKNQVLHFNQTDFRLANNHLPLELQQFRCRVNFKALRFVRPLEELGRKIVRLLREKGPFLALHLRYEKDMLAFSGCTEGCNNNEIVELTKMRFAYPWWKQKLINSVKRRKDGACPLTPEETALALRAMDIDPSTQIYIAAGDIYGGERRMTPLRLAFPHFIIQNLVPSGIIQTRWQHWIILCQWKVIFLFLPTKETWQDLSKAIDDTWGSRPQFF, via the exons ATGAGCAGCAAAGCCATGGTTGGTGTTGAAGAGTCAAAAACTGTGGACTCCAAGGGCAACTCAAATATAGGagaattcaaattagaaaaatcAAAGAGTTTGAATAATATTGCACGGGTAAAATCTGATCAGAAGTCAAACAGTTTGTTCATTTCACGGTCGCGGTTATCCCGGTTGTTATTGTGCCGACTTGGAGCCATTGCCATGCTAGTGTTGTCTGCTTATATGCTAGAGTTGAGCACCCTGAGAGAGGTTATGAGGTCAAGGGTTTTCATGCTTCGATCTTCTTCTCTGAATATTAATGATCCACTTCAAA GTGCACATTTTTATGACAACAATGGATTTCTAACAATTTCAGCCAATGGAGGATTGAATCAAATGCGAGCCGGG ATTTGTGACATGGTAGCCATTGCAAGATATTTGAATGTCACGCTCATAATTCCTGAACTAGATGAAACCTCCTTTTGGCACGACCGCAG TGGATTCCAAGATATATTTGATGTGGATTACTTTATCAAATCTTTGAGAGACCAAGTCCGGATATTGAAAGAAATTCCTGATGAACAGAAGAAAAATGCAGAGATAGCTAAGCTCTATCCCATTTCACCTACGAGATGGTCCACCATTTCATACTATAACAAAGTG ATACTTCCTCAAATTAAAAAGAACCAAGTCTTGCACTTCAACCAAACTGATTTCCGGCTCGCCAATAATCATCTTCCTCTAGAGCTTCAACAATTTCGTTGCCGCGTAAACTTCAAAGCTCTTCGATTTGTTCGTCCGTTAGAGGAACTGGGCCGGAAAATTGTTAGGCTTCTTAGGGAAAAAGGTCCATTCTTAGCTCTTCATCTCAGATATGAAAAGGACATGCTAGCATTTTCTGGTTGCACTGAAGGTTGTAACAACAATGAAATTGTAGAGTTGACAAAAATGAG ATTTGCCTACCCATGGTGGaaacaaaaactaataaattcagtgaaaagaagaaaagatggagcATGTCCTTTAACCCCAGAGGAAACTGCACTTGCATTGAGAGCCATGGATATTGATCCAAGTACCCAAATTTATATTGCTGCTGGTGACATATATGGAGGAGAAAGGAGAATGACACCTCTCAGATTAGCTTTTCCACATTTT ATCATTCAGAACTTGGTCCCTTCTGGAATCATTCAAACCAGATGGCAGCACTGGATTATATTGTGTCAATGGAAAGTGATATTTTTGTTCCTACCTACAAAGGAAACATGGCAAGACTTGTCGAAGGCCATCGAcg aTACATGGGGTTCAAGACCACAATTCTTCTAG
- the LOC107429089 gene encoding rhamnogalacturonan I rhamnosyltransferase 1 isoform X4 — translation MSSKAMVGVEESKTVDSKGNSNIGEFKLEKSKSLNNIARVKSDQKSNSLFISRSRLSRLLLCRLGAIAMLVLSAYMLELSTLREVMRSRVFMLRSSSLNINDPLQSAHFYDNNGFLTISANGGLNQMRAGICDMVAIARYLNVTLIIPELDETSFWHDRSGFQDIFDVDYFIKSLRDQVRILKEIPDEQKKNAEIAKLYPISPTRWSTISYYNKVILPQIKKNQVLHFNQTDFRLANNHLPLELQQFRCRVNFKALRFVRPLEELGRKIVRLLREKGPFLALHLRYEKDMLAFSGCTEGCNNNEIVELTKMRFAYPWWKQKLINSVKRRKDGACPLTPEETALALRAMDIDPSTQIYIAAGDIYGGERRMTPLRLAFPHFNLVPSGIIQTRWQHWIILCQWKVIFLFLPTKETWQDLSKAIDDTWGSRPQFF, via the exons ATGAGCAGCAAAGCCATGGTTGGTGTTGAAGAGTCAAAAACTGTGGACTCCAAGGGCAACTCAAATATAGGagaattcaaattagaaaaatcAAAGAGTTTGAATAATATTGCACGGGTAAAATCTGATCAGAAGTCAAACAGTTTGTTCATTTCACGGTCGCGGTTATCCCGGTTGTTATTGTGCCGACTTGGAGCCATTGCCATGCTAGTGTTGTCTGCTTATATGCTAGAGTTGAGCACCCTGAGAGAGGTTATGAGGTCAAGGGTTTTCATGCTTCGATCTTCTTCTCTGAATATTAATGATCCACTTCAAA GTGCACATTTTTATGACAACAATGGATTTCTAACAATTTCAGCCAATGGAGGATTGAATCAAATGCGAGCCGGG ATTTGTGACATGGTAGCCATTGCAAGATATTTGAATGTCACGCTCATAATTCCTGAACTAGATGAAACCTCCTTTTGGCACGACCGCAG TGGATTCCAAGATATATTTGATGTGGATTACTTTATCAAATCTTTGAGAGACCAAGTCCGGATATTGAAAGAAATTCCTGATGAACAGAAGAAAAATGCAGAGATAGCTAAGCTCTATCCCATTTCACCTACGAGATGGTCCACCATTTCATACTATAACAAAGTG ATACTTCCTCAAATTAAAAAGAACCAAGTCTTGCACTTCAACCAAACTGATTTCCGGCTCGCCAATAATCATCTTCCTCTAGAGCTTCAACAATTTCGTTGCCGCGTAAACTTCAAAGCTCTTCGATTTGTTCGTCCGTTAGAGGAACTGGGCCGGAAAATTGTTAGGCTTCTTAGGGAAAAAGGTCCATTCTTAGCTCTTCATCTCAGATATGAAAAGGACATGCTAGCATTTTCTGGTTGCACTGAAGGTTGTAACAACAATGAAATTGTAGAGTTGACAAAAATGAG ATTTGCCTACCCATGGTGGaaacaaaaactaataaattcagtgaaaagaagaaaagatggagcATGTCCTTTAACCCCAGAGGAAACTGCACTTGCATTGAGAGCCATGGATATTGATCCAAGTACCCAAATTTATATTGCTGCTGGTGACATATATGGAGGAGAAAGGAGAATGACACCTCTCAGATTAGCTTTTCCACATTTT AACTTGGTCCCTTCTGGAATCATTCAAACCAGATGGCAGCACTGGATTATATTGTGTCAATGGAAAGTGATATTTTTGTTCCTACCTACAAAGGAAACATGGCAAGACTTGTCGAAGGCCATCGAcg aTACATGGGGTTCAAGACCACAATTCTTCTAG